Proteins from a genomic interval of Quercus lobata isolate SW786 chromosome 11, ValleyOak3.0 Primary Assembly, whole genome shotgun sequence:
- the LOC115966354 gene encoding CMP-sialic acid transporter 2-like — MEYTKLNVQDEDGNGQNALSVTNNVPTLGGTTIHWSKWKLKIIVIVALTLLTSSQSILIVWSKRNGNLVETLKCGLSLLALARIWRSEGVIKDNRSDVFQTPAQGWVMAIVMALLSGLAGVYTEGILLWILIYYSSHDSQPSTKIESFLSNSNNYINKILLGRLENPIAHRLIEMLPLCSGLAVSMVMKYADNIGKVYSTSVAMLFTTFVLYYLFAFDISYAFVFDTTYVNSGYMVHFPPIVVIVSVYLHAIGKQR; from the exons ATGGAATACACAAAACTCAATGTTCAG GATGAAGATGGCAATGGCCAGAATGCTCTTTCAGTGACTAACAATGTGCCCACTTTGGGAGGTACCACCATTCATTGGTCCAAATGGAAGCTCAA gATCATTGTGATAGTTGCATTGACACTTCTTACGAGTTCGCAAAGCATACTTATTGTGTGGTCTAAGAGAAATGGCAA TTTG GTGGAGACTTTGAAATGTGGGTTATCACTTTTAGCCTTAGCAAGAATATGGAGAAGTGAAGGTGTTATTAAAGATAACAG ATCTGATGTTTTCCAAACTCCTGCTCAAGGTTGGGTGATGGCCATT GTCATGGCACTCCTAAGTGGTTTGGCAGGAGTGTACACTGAG GGGATTCTTCTATGGATACTCATTTATTACAGTTCTCATGATTCTCAACCAAGCACTAAG ATAGAAAGTTTTCTATCAAACAgcaataattatataaataaaatcttgtTAGGCCGTCTTGAAAATCCAATTGCCCATAGACTGATTGAAATGCTACCTTTGTGCAGTGGCCTTGCTGTATCTATGGTAATGAAGTATGCTGACAATATTGGGAAG GTATATTCTACTTCAGTGGCAATGCTTTTCACAACATTTGTCTTGTACTATTTATTTGCATTTGACATTTCATATGCCTTCGTCTTTGACACAACGTATGTTAATTCTGGTTACATGGTTCATTTCCCTCCTAT CGTGGTGATAGTCTCTGTATATCTACATGCTATTGGGAAGCAAAGATAA
- the LOC115967587 gene encoding G-type lectin S-receptor-like serine/threonine-protein kinase LECRK1 translates to MATIFLFLLLSTIFTAEAQSGQSSIEPGSFLTVTNTTTTNSSWLSPSGLYAFGFHKQGNGYAIGIFVEGIPQKIVVFWTANRDDPPVPADARLTFTSDGQLVLQSAQQGTNTSITNSPGAATSASMLDSGNFVLYNSDNSTIWQSFDHPTDTLLPSQHLSVQKVLNSSVSDSNHSTGRFLLLMQLDGYLAMYPVGTPYTIDYGYWNYETPGQGNNVRLNLDDNGHLYLENGNGTAGTVDIHLGDNSKKGLLYLLRIDADGILRLYSHSMDQNGNWSIIWSQPDDKCAPKCICGLNAYCVKTNQSFGCNCLPGFALINKSEMNSGCERNFTAESCKPSMTYTMEAVNNTIWEDKNISVLSSSTQEACKAACLQDCNCDAAQFKQGECKKQSLPLRFGRLLESGPNVEFIKVSISTTPTTARNVPKKSKKEVLIISVSLVALAIVLVISGVVMYRYRVWACIKESFQFIQKKKESNHGNIVLSEEVSLRSFTYAELEKVTDNFKEELGRGAFGIVYKGAIGDGKKLIAVKRLDKLLAEREREFQTEMKVIGRTHHKNLVQLLGYCHDGPNRLLVYEYMSNGSLADILFTPEKQPCWDEQMEIARNIAKGILYLHEECVPQIIHCDIKPQNILMDENMCAKISDFGLSKLLKPDESKTFTDIRGTRGYVAPEWHRKMSVTVKVDVYSFGIVLLEIICRRKSVDSDVAEEEAILEEWAYHCFECGELGKLVNEEEVDKKQLERITKVALWCIQYEPSLRPSMKKVLQMLEGTVDIPDPPSRSIPSSVWGKD, encoded by the exons atggcaactatcttcctttttcttcttctctcaaCAATTTTCACAGCCGAAGCTCAATCAGGGCAATCCAGTATTGAGCCAGGCTCTTTTCTAACAGTAACAAACACTACCACCACCAACTCTTCATGGCTATCACCTTCTGGTCTATATGCCTTTGGATTCCACAAGCAAGGCAATGGCTATGCTATTGGAATTTTTGTTGAAGGGATTCCTCAAAAGATAGTAGTct tCTGGACAGCCAATAGAGACGATCCCCCAGTTCCCGCTGACGCCAGACTAACTTTCACAAGTGATGGACAACTGGTTCTGCAGTCTGCACAACAAGGCACGAACACAAGCATTACCAACTCTCCTGGAGCTGCAACTTCAGCATCCATGCTTGATTCTGGCAACTTTGTTTTGTATAATTCTGATAACAGTACAATATGGCAGAGTTTTGATCACCCTACTGATACCCTTTTGCCAAGCCAGCATCTTTCAGTTCAAAAAGTGTTAAATTCCAGTGTTTCAGACTCAAACCATTCAACTGGTAGATTTCTGCTCTTAATGCAACTAGATGGATATCTTGCGATGTACCCAGTTGGAACCCCCTACACAATTGATTATGGTTATTGGAACTACGAGACACCTGGGCAAGGTAATAATGTGAGATTAAATCTGGATGATAATGGTCATCTCTACTTAGAGAATGGTAATGGCACGGCTGGTACAGTGGATATACATCTAGGAGATAATTCGAAAAAAGGTTTACTCTACCTTTTGAGAATTGATGCTGATGGAATCCTGAGGCTATACTCACACAGTATGGATCAAAATGGTAACTGGTCAATCATATGGTCCCAGCCAGATGACAAGTGTGCCCCGAAGTGTATATGTGGCCTTAATGCATATTGTGTCAAAACTAATCAAAGTTTTGGTTGCAATTGCCTTCCTGGATTTGCACTTATTAACAAGAGTGAAATGAATTCAGGCTGCGAAAGGAACTTCACTGCAGAAAGTTGCAAACCAAGCATGACATATACCATGGAGGCAGTGAATAATACCATATGGGAAGATAAAAATATCTCTGTTCTTTCCTCATCAACCCAAGAGGCTTGCAAAGCAGCATGTTTGCAGGACTGTAACTGTGATGCTGCGCAATTCAAACAGGGGGAGTGCAAGAAGCAAAGTCTTCCTTTGAGATTTGGGAGATTACTTGAAAGTGGCCCAAACGTAGAATTCATCAAGGTAAGCATATCTACTACGCCCACTACAGCTAGAAATGTGccaaagaaaagcaaaaaagaggTCCTAATTATCAGTGTTTCATTAGTTGCTTTGGCAATTGTGTTGGTGATTTCTGGAGTTGTAATGTATAGATATCGTGTCTGGGCATGTATAAAGGAATCTTTtcagtttatccaaaaaaaaaaggaatctaATCATGGAAATATTGTCTTGAGTGAGGAGGTTTCTCTGCGATCATTTACTTACGCAGAACTTGAGAAAGTGACTGATAATTTCAAGGAAGAGCTTGGTAGAGGAGCATTTGGAATAGTTTATAAAGGGGCAATTGGGGATGGCAAGAAGCTCATAGCTGTGAAAAGACTAGATAAATTGTTAGCCGAACGGGAAAGAGAGTTTCAGACCGAGATGAAAGTGATTGGGAGAACACATCACAAAAATCTAGTCCAACTACTTGGGTATTGCCATGATGGACCAAATAGGCTGCTGGTATACGAGTACATGAGCAATGGGTCGCTTGCAGATATACTCTTCACACCAGAAAAACAACCTTGTTGGGATGAACAAATGGAAATTGCTCGAAACATAGCAAAAGGAATTCTTTATCTTCATGAAGAGTGTGTGCCACAGATCATTCATTGTGACATAAAGCCTCAGAACATACTCATGGATGAAAACATGTGTGCAAAAATCTCTGACTTCGGATTGTCAAAGTTGTTGAAGCCAGATGAAAGCAAAACATTTACTGACATAAGAGGCACAAGGGGATATGTTGCACCAGAGTGGCATCGCAAAATGTCCGTGACAGTGAAAGTAGATGTCTATAGCTTTGGAATCGTGTTGTTGGAGATTATATGTCGTCGAAAGAGTGTTGACTCTGATGTTGCAGAGGAAGAAGCTATTCTTGAAGAATGGGCATACCATTGCTTTGAGTGTGGTGAGCTAGGTAAGCTAGTTAATGAAGAAGAGGTTGACAAGAAACAGTTGGAGAGAATAACTAAAGTAGCATTGTGGTGCATTCAATATGAACCATCACTTCGCCCCTCAATGAAGAAGGTTCTACAAATGCTAGAGGGGACAGTGGATATCCCAGACCCTCCAAGTCGCTCAATACCATCTAGTGTCTGGGGTAAGGACTGA